The nucleotide sequence GAGGACTTCGAACGTTACGAATTCCTACATGAAACAGTCGAACTCGGCGAAACACTTGAGGCGGCCGCGCTGCGCGGCCTCCGCGAGGAGTTTGGCGCCGAAGCTCGTATAATCGGTTATTTGGGTTGCTTACTGACTACATTCAATTCGCATTGCGCAGCGATTGAGAAGGCTACTGAGTACTTGGTGGCGCACGTAGAAACGTGGAACGAATCGCGCCGTAAGACTGACGATAATACGGTTGGCAGTCGTATAGAGTGGTTCACAAGTGACCGCTTGCTATCCCTAATGCACGATCAGGCCGACCGTGACTCTACGCCCGATCTCGACGAAACCACGATACTCCGAAGGTACATTGAACAACTGAAACCTCAGTAGCCGGTCGTCGAAGTAGTATCGCATCATATGCTGACTGAAGGATGCGCATATACCCGCCGGACCGTTTCGACGACGACCAGCGGTCATAAAGCTTCAAGAAGCGCGTTTCTTCATTATAATTGGAGTAGCTTATGTCGTCTATCACTGATAGGAAGCGCCCGTCACTACTCCGGTATGGAGTCGCGGCGCAATGACGACTCTTGCAAACAGATTCCATTTCACCTCACTCGACGATTTCGAGCCCGATGACAATCTGCGACTTTTCGAACAAGCGGAGAAGATGCGTAACGGACTTGAAGCTAAGAAGGTCGAGCCAACTCTGCGGAATCTGGTCGTGGCCCTTTTTTTCGCCGAGCCGAGTACGCGTATCGCTCTAAGCTTTCAAGCTGCGACGCAGCGCTTAGGCGGATCAACGATTTCCAATCCAGTTACATCGCTGGTAAAGGGCGAGACCCTTACTCACACGCTACGTATAATTCCTGGATACGCCGATATTATCGTCTTAAGGCACTCGCTCGAGAATACACACGAACTCGTACAGGATGTGCGCGTTCCCGTAATAAATTCCGGAGCCGTGGCAACGAACATCCTACTCAAGCTTTGATCGATCTCTTTACTATCCAACAACGAGTCGGACGTCTCGACAACTTGCGGATCGGCGTCGGCTTCGACCCGCTACATTCTCGATCAATAAGGTCCTTTTGTCTCGCATTGAGCAAATTCCCTAACAACGGAATTGTTGTTGTTTCACCCGAGCAATGCGCCATGCCTAAAAATCAAGTCACTGATCTTCAGAGTCGCGGACTTACCGTTGGTGAATCTTCGGATAAGGATGCGATGCTGGATCGTGAAGTGTTGTACGTGAACCGCTTCCAGAAGGAGCGTTTTGCGGATGCGTCGATGGTCGACCAGTTCATTAAAGAATTCGTCATCACTTCGCAGGATCTTATCGAGCATGACGCCGTCAAGCATGTTCTGGATCCGCTGCCCCGAGTTGGCGAATTGGACACGAAGATCGACTCAATGAAGCAGGCCGCGTACTTCGAGCAATCGGATCAACGGCGTACCGGTGAGGATGACCCTTCTCCATTCGTTCGCAAAACGTGCGTAGCCTTAAGTAGTACGCCGATGTCCGGTCTTCCGGTGACGAAGTAACGGAAGCTAGCCGTCGCCGGCCCTGCGTTCAGACTTGCGCGCAGCAGACGACGAAGAACTCGACGTCGACGAGGTCAAAAGGATCGGTGTCGCTACAGTGTCCGCGGCCACCGACACCATGTCTCGAAGGACGCGCCATCCACTCAAGGACTACCGTAGTGGCCCTGCGCGCGCTTGTTCGATCGTGCCACGATTGCGGCCCCCTTTACGCCATGACATCGCAAAACTCATCTTGAGCAGTCCCGTCATACGAGTGTCGCTAGGACGCAAACCCGTCTACTTTCCGCTACCACTGACGTGAGTTCGAAGCAGTCCATCAGACGACATGACAGACAGCATGCGAAACAAGCGATCATGCGTGTTCGTACAGCAGCCGACACCACACTATCGTTCGTTCGAGGACAGGCGGTAAAGCGAGGCATTCATGGCGATCCACCCGCACGACATTGCCGGCAGGCGCGCGCTTGAGAAGCAACTTGGCGCTAACCTGCGCGAACTCACGGCGGAAGCGAACAGGCTATCACGTGTCTTCGCAGAGCAACACGACATATCAGCAAACGAATTTCGAGCCTTGTTGTTCGTCATGATCGCCGAAACGTCGCATCGTCCTTTGACGGCAGGACAACTGCGAGAACGTATGGGCATGTCGGGTGCCGCCATCACGTACATCGTGGATCGCATGGTGGCGGCCGGACACCTACGGCGTGACGCCGACCTGACGGACCGGCGCCGCGTGTATCTGCACTATGGCGACGAAGGCATGAGGGTTGCGCAGAAGTTTTTCTCACGGCTCGCCGCACAACAACACACTGCGCTCAGTGAGATGAGCGATGGGGAGCTCACAGTCGCAAACCGGGTTTTTGACGCAATGGTGTTCGGCATGCGGTCCTTTCGGGCAGAGGTGCCCGTTCGCCCACGGCACTAGGATCGCCACTCATCGCTCCGAGTGCCCGAGCTCCGCACGGTCACATGCAGACACTTGCTAACGCTGCCCTTCTCAACAGAGTTGCCGCCAATAAATACGACTTGAGTGGGTACGCCGACTATGTGGAAGACGACCTTGCGGCAGTTGGAGACCGTGCATTGAGGCTCGAGGTTGTCGCTCGTCCAGAACAACTCGGCCAGCTTCGCGAGCAACTGACGAATTGGCTCTCGAGTGTCGGCGTCCTTGACGGCGTCGGTACTGATGTCCTACTCGCTGTCAACGAAGCGTGTACCAACTGCATTGAACATGCATATCGCGGTGCGGTGCCCGGCCTGCTCAGCATCGATGCCATCCGTCGGCATTCTTACTTGCGGGTCGTGGTCTCGGATCACGGCAAGTGGCAGGAGCCGGTGCCGCGGCTTTCTACCAGCATTCGCGGTCGCGGCATTCCGATGATGTCGGCTCTCAGCGATCGGGTGACGGTCAAACCCTCGCTACACGGGACTACCGTCACCTTGATCTACGCCCTACAAACCAATTGATCAACATCAAGTCCGATCACGACGACCGAGGCCTCGATTGCTCACTACTACCCGTGAGAAGACGAAGAGCGGGCAGTCGTCCCTTCTTGCGAACCGCCGATGTACCGTTACGAAGTGCGGCACCAACTCAAGGAATCGAACACTAACTCTTTGTGGGCCTGCGAGGAGGCTTGGATGGCGGCATAGTGCCTATCGCTTCAGATCGCTTCTACTGGCTGACCGCGTTCCTGGCCGCGCGCGGTCTGCAACGCTTAACGACCAGACTCGTCGCGGCGAGCATCATCTGTCTCGCCGCGATGCCGCCCCTTCTACTCGTCAGTCCTTACGGTGCCCATGGGCGGGTTAGCGTCCTGACTGTTCTCGCGGTGGCCGCCGCGGCATTTGGAATAGCGTGTCTATGGCTGCGCAAACAGTGGCCAAAGCGTTGGCAGTCGCAAACGTGCGTCATCGCCGGCGCACTCTGTATCTCGGCTGCTGCTTCGACTGCCCAACTGCCGGCGCTTGGGTTGATTGGCTGTGGAGGGTTCGTTGTTCTGTCCGCTTTCACGGCATGTTTTCATTCGCTGCGTCTCGTGCAGCTCGTTTGGCTCATTGCGCTCGTCACGCTCATACCACTCGCCGTTCGGGCGGCGGCCGACGACGTGGCTCTGGCAGTAGCGACCGCAGCGTTATGCATACTGACGAACATCTTCGTCGTATTCATATGCTGGTTGTTACTTGGGATGATTGACCACGAACACCACGAAGACATTGAACCCCTTACCGGCCTCCTGACGCGCGCGGCCTTCAATGATCGGGTCTCGACGCTCATTCATGCACGCGAGCGAGACGACGATCGATTTCTCGCGATACTGGCCGTGTCGCTCGACGGCTTCGCCGTACTTGCAGCCACGTCAAGCGTCGCGGATACAGCTCTTGCGCGAGTAGCGATCAGTCAACGACTCCGTGAAACCGTTCGGTCGAACGCGATCGTGGCAAACGTCGGCGAATCCGACTACCTCGTCGCTGACGTATTCACAACGCCCGATGTAGCACCGCTTGCCGAGCGCATCTGCAACTGTGTTGCCACAGCTCCGCACCGCCTCGAGGCCAGTGTCGGCGCTGTCAGTACACCACTGCGACCATTGTATGAACACGCCGATG is from Mycolicibacterium grossiae and encodes:
- a CDS encoding ATP-binding protein; translated protein: MQTLANAALLNRVAANKYDLSGYADYVEDDLAAVGDRALRLEVVARPEQLGQLREQLTNWLSSVGVLDGVGTDVLLAVNEACTNCIEHAYRGAVPGLLSIDAIRRHSYLRVVVSDHGKWQEPVPRLSTSIRGRGIPMMSALSDRVTVKPSLHGTTVTLIYALQTN
- a CDS encoding GGDEF domain-containing protein, which produces MDGGIVPIASDRFYWLTAFLAARGLQRLTTRLVAASIICLAAMPPLLLVSPYGAHGRVSVLTVLAVAAAAFGIACLWLRKQWPKRWQSQTCVIAGALCISAAASTAQLPALGLIGCGGFVVLSAFTACFHSLRLVQLVWLIALVTLIPLAVRAAADDVALAVATAALCILTNIFVVFICWLLLGMIDHEHHEDIEPLTGLLTRAAFNDRVSTLIHARERDDDRFLAILAVSLDGFAVLAATSSVADTALARVAISQRLRETVRSNAIVANVGESDYLVADVFTTPDVAPLAERICNCVATAPHRLEASVGAVSTPLRPLYEHADDGVCEELIALASMSMHDARRAGGNQAHYAVCPPLKTLQKDD
- a CDS encoding aspartate carbamoyltransferase encodes the protein MTTLANRFHFTSLDDFEPDDNLRLFEQAEKMRNGLEAKKVEPTLRNLVVALFFAEPSTRIALSFQAATQRLGGSTISNPVTSLVKGETLTHTLRIIPGYADIIVLRHSLENTHELVQDVRVPVINSGAVATNILLKL
- a CDS encoding MarR family winged helix-turn-helix transcriptional regulator; amino-acid sequence: MAIHPHDIAGRRALEKQLGANLRELTAEANRLSRVFAEQHDISANEFRALLFVMIAETSHRPLTAGQLRERMGMSGAAITYIVDRMVAAGHLRRDADLTDRRRVYLHYGDEGMRVAQKFFSRLAAQQHTALSEMSDGELTVANRVFDAMVFGMRSFRAEVPVRPRH
- a CDS encoding NUDIX hydrolase, with protein sequence MGRNYYQGGAEQRYHLSAGVLAVDKDGLLGVHHLPRNGEDFERYEFLHETVELGETLEAAALRGLREEFGAEARIIGYLGCLLTTFNSHCAAIEKATEYLVAHVETWNESRRKTDDNTVGSRIEWFTSDRLLSLMHDQADRDSTPDLDETTILRRYIEQLKPQ